One stretch of Prunus persica cultivar Lovell chromosome G1, Prunus_persica_NCBIv2, whole genome shotgun sequence DNA includes these proteins:
- the LOC109950658 gene encoding uncharacterized protein LOC109950658 — MAGIIRGSTKVVVDIDEAEMQRRLRESRAKKAEKSAGKRPRDDDEGRVADVLGKRKALEEAHQHVMGSGPRLPPFDLQAPAKLPFGMEDVFAEGVEKVDFGRLRQQKKEVNLAMHRHEVPLVNVFLEGVKSDPEALARTPASSFIDRAQKTILTSTYAFGEMYVSMAKADKEIQRLKR; from the exons A TGGCTGGCATCATAAGGGGGAGCACGAAGGTGGTCGTAGACATTGATGAGGCCGAGATGCAGAGGCGACTGAGGGAGTCTCGGGCCAAGAAAGCTGAGAAGAGTGCTGGAAAACGACCcagggatgatgatgagggtcGGGTCGCGGACGTGCTGGGGAAAAGGAAAGCCTTGGAGGAGGCTCATCAGCATGTGATGGGGTCAGGGCCGAGACTTCCGCCCTTTGATCTGCAGGCACCGGCGAAGCTACCCTTCGGCATGGAGGACGTGTTCGCTGAAGGGGTAGAGAAGGTAGACTTCGGCAGGCTACGCCAGCAGAAGAAGGAGGTCAACCTGGCTATGCACCGGCATGAGGTGCCTTTAGTGAACGTCTTCCTGGAAGGCGTGAAGAGCGACCCTGAGGCCCTGGCGAGGACTCCAGCCTCTTCCTTCATTGACCGGGCCCAAAAGACGATCCTCACTTCTACCTAT gcctTTGGCGAGATGTACGTCAGCATGGCCAAGGCTGACAAGGAGATCCAGAGGCTGAAGAGGTGA